One genomic region from Antedon mediterranea chromosome 3, ecAntMedi1.1, whole genome shotgun sequence encodes:
- the LOC140043516 gene encoding NLR family CARD domain-containing protein 4-like → MATDFDVDLVNFSEWYDKNNLVRQLKVLYHDLISVADIDKANTTIDLLNALRKTGRLSPGNLELLYETIKVTQTFGAIKVFQQSIFEVQEIQIINFTPYRHWIADFGNELRKAAVKKIDALFNNPLKNYEDSWSMIIDLEQRQILCGERKEEFINKLNKIGLASTMKCLTQVNVPNTSKTEQGTQKEFKSETGDVSTNSNKEQETQNKVESETEKIETYLIQIQKDKCSQASTFTPAIMNDRYKVDISQMFTDMELLTESENNKETSKPTTLEEVIDVISSKPGCRALIEGEGGIGKTTILRHLSYTWATNGPNQYTNGPNQSNNVFKGKIVFLLYLRDLEKDADIFDLIIKQLDMTDFNVKTDLPNDSRLIRKFIKKHDTKVVLLLDGLDELRVNNQIVISLFRKDNFKNSTVILTSRPENIDKCIKECNVHVRVKGFNKKSIGKYIDKHFTYFGRPALGESLRIELDIDTYPVGRKHPEAYSMCKNPMLLLTICMLWEDNQNLPSDNTALFKQLFRSILNQFNKIENCQKITKFENIPAEYVNSMILLGKCMYANLKVNKLSITKQDLTDKHSNTNIVDLALKLGFVYKEAPLSKFNCERIFMPLHKLIVESLVGFYLSKLFESENIKDECSDVRQLLIPLGDDELDEIKSEYFNVARHFALGFLDAATVGYYLKQYITKHFPLRMRSRIRKFFFGIKITDKERFIANILDIKPFEPYRYVGVSIRNVSRDVFNNFLTEFSHEQVQLALEYLDISGNNLHNIDVNSMSSLLIMCPKLRLLDMSHCNLSGDVINHLGTECSLKQVQLALRSLRISGNNFHNIDVNSLSSLLIMCPKLDWLDMRHCSLLGEVINYLTEECSNRGINFYTVYI, encoded by the exons ATGGCAACAG attttgaTGTGGACTTAGTGAACTTTTCAGAATGGTATGATAAAAACAACCTCGTCAGACAGCTGAAGGTTTTATACCACGATTTAATTTCAGTAGCAGACATAGACAAAGCCAACACAACGATAGATCTTCTGAATGCATTGAGGAAAACAGGACGTTTAAGCCCAGGCAATCTGGAGTTACTTTATGAAACGATAAAAGTAACCCAAACGTTTGGAGCTATCAAAGTTTTCCAACAATCTATCTTTGAAGTTCAagaaatacaaattataaatttcaccCCATATCGACACTGGATTGCAGATTTTGGAAACGAACTACGAAAGGCTGCTGTTAAGAAAATTGATGCACTCTTCAACAATCCTTTAAAGAATTATGAAGACTcttggagtatgattatagactTGGAACAAAGACAAATACTTTGTGGAGAAAGAAAAGAAGAGTTTATTAACAAGCTTAACAAAATTGGACTGGCATCAACGATGAAATGCCTGACACAAG TAAATGTACCTAACACAAGTAAAACAGAACAAGGAACGCAAAAAGAgtttaaatcagaaacag GAGATGTGTCGACTAATAGTAACAAAGAACAAGAAACGCAGAATAAGGTTGAGTCAGAAACAG aAAAGATAGAAACATATCTGATTCAAATACAAAAGGACAAGTGCAGCCAGGCCAGTACATTTACACCTGCAATAATGAATGATAGATACAAAGTTGACATTTCACAGATGTTTACCGATATGGAATTACTAACGGAAAGtgaaaacaataaagaaaccAGCAAACCAACAACATTGGAAGAAGTGATTGATGTTATCAGTTCTAAACCTGGATGTAGAGCTCTCATAGAAGGGGAAGGGGGTATTGGAAAAACTACTATATTAAGACATTTATCATACACATGGGCTACTAATGGGCCTAATCAATATACTAATGGGCCTAATCAATCTAATAATGTCTTTAAaggtaaaattgtatttcttttatatctAAGAGATTTGGAAAAAGATGCCGATATCTTCGATTTAATTATAAAGCAACTGGACATGACAGATTTCAATGTAAAGACAGATCTCCCAAACGATTCACGGTTGATTAGAAAATTTATAAAGAAACATGACACTAAAGTTGTGTTGCTACTAGACGGATTAGATGAATTAAGAGTTAATAATCAAATCGTTATTAGTCTTTTCAGAAAAGACAACTTTAAAAACAGTACTGTGATACTTACATCACGACCAGAAAACATAGATAAATGTATAAAAGAGTGTAATGTACATGTAAGAGTTAAGGGATTTAATAAGAAGAGCATAGGTAAGTATATTGACAAACATTTTACGTATTTTGGAAGACCAGCATTGGGAGAATCCCTTAGAATCGAATTGGATATTGACACTTATCCTGTTGGGCGAAAACATCCTGAAGCATATTCAATGTGCAAAAACCCAATGCTACTTCTTACAATCTGTATGCTATGGGAGGATAATCAAAATCTTCCTAGTGATAATACAGCTCTTTTCAAACAACTATTTCGTAGTATTTTAAATCAGTttaacaaaatagaaaattgtCAAAAGATTACTAAATTTGAAAACATTCCAGCGGAATATGTAAATTCTATGATTTTGTTAGGAAAATGTATGTATGCTAACTTGAAAGTAAATAAACTTTCAATAACTAAACAAGATTTGACTGATAAACATTCGAACACAAATATAGTTGACCTAGCCCTAAAACTTGGATTTGTTTACAAAGAAGCACCACTTTCAAAATTTaattgtgaaagaatatttatGCCTCTTCACAAATTGATCGTAGAATCATTGGTGGGATTTTACTTGTCTAAATTATTTGAAAGTGAAAATATAAAGGATGAATGCTCAGATGTAAGACAATTACTAATACCATTGGGTGATGATGAATTGGATGAAATAAAAAGCGAGTATTTCAATGTTGCCAGACATTTTGCACTTGGTTTTCTTGATGCTGCAACTGTTGGTTATTATTTAAAGCAATATATCACAAAACATTTCCCATTAAGAATGAGAAGTAGAATTCGGAAGTTTTTTTTTGGCATTAAGATTACAGACAAGGAACGATTTATTGCGAACATTTTAGACATTAAACCTTTTGAACCTTATCGATATGTTGGTGTTAGTATTCGGAATGTATCACGTGATGTATTTAATAACTTTCTTACAGAATTTTCTCACGAACAAGTTCAATTAGCATTAGAATATCTCGATATCTCTGGCAATAACCTTCACAACATTGATGTTAATTCAATGTCTTCATTACTCATTATGTGTCCTAAGCTGAGGTTGCTTGACATGAGTCATTGCAATCTATCAGGTGACGTCATCAATCACTTGGGTACAGAATGTTCTCTCAAACAAGTTCAATTGGCATTACGTTCTCTCCGTATCTCTGGTAATAACTTTCACAACattgatgttaattcattgtcttCATTACTCATTATGTGTCCTAAGCTGGATTGGCTTGACATGAGGCATTGCAGTCTATTAGGTGAAGTAATCAATTACTTGACCGAAGAGTGTTCAAACAGAGGCATCAATTTTTATAcagtttatatataa
- the LOC140044497 gene encoding NLR family CARD domain-containing protein 4-like: MRGRYTVDISQMFTDMELLKERENNKGSKPTTLEEVVDVIQSTPGCKALIEGEGGIGKTTILRHLSYNWSDQSIELFEGKIVFLLSLRDLKKDDDISDLIVQQLTDFNLDTDLPEDPQLIKEFINKHDNNFVLLLDGLDELRFDNQSVISLFRKKRFKQSTVILTSRPENIDEFIKECNVHIRVSGFNKESIGKYIEKYFKHFENQQLGESLKEELDIDTLLPGEKHPEAYSMCKNPMLLLSICMLWEDNQSLPSDNTDLFKELFRSILNQFNKQKQCDKILKFEDTPSKYVHAMILLGKCMYINLKRNQLSIKITDLNDTHSTRDMIDMALKLGFVYEEAPLSKSNCERIFMPPHKLIVESLVGFYMSKLFESENIKDDSDVRQLLIPLGYNELDVIKSEYFKVARKFALGFLDAATAGYYLKQWLTKHFPLRMSSRIRKFFFGIKITYKERFIANILDIQHDSYGRVGVRICNLSADVINHLGTECSLKQVQLALRTIDIFGNNFHNIDVNSLSSLLIMCPKLTTLYMMNCNLSADVINHLGTDCSLKQVQLALEHLDISRNNFHNIDVNSLSSLLIMCPKLWELYMRDCNLSGDVINHFVTECSLKQVQLALRDLSISGNNFHNIDVNSFSSFLIMCPKLRELYMMDCNLSGYVIYYLTVVCSNRGIDFFK; this comes from the exons ATGCGTGGTAGATACACAGTTGACATTTCACAGATGTTTACCGATATGGAACTACTGAAAGAACGTGAAAACAATAAAGGAAGCAAACCAACAACATTGGAAGAAGTGGTAGATGTTATACAATCCACACCTGGATGTAAAGCCCTCATAGAAGGGGAGGGAGGTATTGGAAAAACTACCATATTAAGGCATTTATCGTACAACTGGTCTGATCAATCAATTGAATTATTTGAAGGTAAAATTGTGTTTCTTTTAAGTTTAagagatttaaaaaaagatgacGACATATCTGATCTGATTGTACAGCAACTGACAGATTTCAATTTAGACACAGATCTCCCAGAAGATCCACAGTTAATTAAggaatttataaataaacatgacAATAACTTTGTGTTACTACTAGATGGATTAGATGAATTAAGATTTGATAATCAAAGCGTAATTAgtcttttcagaaaaaaaaggtttaaaCAAAGTACTGTAATACTTACTTCAAGACCGGAAAACATAGATGAATTTATAAAAGAGTGTAACGTACACATAAGAGTTAGTGGATTCAACAAAGAGAGCATTGGAAAGTATATTGAAAAATACTTTAAGCATTTTGAAAATCAACAATTGGGAGAATCCCTTAAAGAAGAGTTGGATATTGACACTCTTTTGCCTGGGGAAAAACATCCAGAAGCATATTCAATGTGCAAAAATCCAATGCTACTTCTTTCGATCTGTATGCTATGGGAAGATAATCAAAGTCTTCCTAGTGATAATACTGATCTTTTCAAAGAATTATTTCGTagtattttaaatcaatttaacaaacaaaaacaatgtgacaaaattttaaaatttgaagacACCCCATCAAAATATGTACACGCTATGATTTTGTTAGGcaaatgtatgtatataaacTTAAAACGAAATCaactttcaataaaaataacagatttGAATGATACACATTCCACAAGAGATATGATTGACATGGCCCTAAAACTTGGATTTGTTTACGAAGAAGCACCACTTTCAAAATCTaattgtgaaagaatatttatGCCTCCTCACAAATTGATTGTAGAATCATTGGTGGGATTTTACATGTCTAAATTATTTGAAAGTGAAAATATAAAGGATGACTCAGACGTGAGACAATTACTTATACCATTGGGTTATAATGAATTGGATGTAATAAAAAGCGAGTATTTCAAAGTTGCGAGAAAGTTTGCACTTGGTTTCCTTGATGCTGCAACAGCTGGTTATTATTTAAAGCAATGGCTCACAAAACATTTCCCATTAAGAATGAGTAGTAGAATTCGGAAGTTTTTTTTCGGCATTAAGATTACATATAAGGAAAGATTTATTGCGAACATTTTAGACATTCAACATGACTCTTATGGACGTGTTGGTGTTAGGATTTGCAATCTATCAGCTGACGTCATCAATCACTTGGGTACAGAATGTTCTCTCAAACAAGTTCAATTAGCATTACGTACTATCGATATCTTTGGTAATAACTTTCACAACattgatgttaattcattgtcttCATTACTCATTATGTGTCCTAAGCTGACGACGCTTTACATGATGAATTGCAATCTATCAGCTGATGTCATCAATCACTTGGGTACAGACTGTTCTCTCAAACAAGTTCAATTAGCATTAGAACATCTCGATATCTCTCGTAATAACTTTCACAACattgatgttaattcattgtcttCATTACTCATTATGTGTCCTAAGCTGTGGGAGCTTTACATGAGGGATTGCAATCTATCAGGTGACGTCATCAATCACTTCGTTACAGAATGTTCTCTCAAACAAGTTCAATTAGCATTACGTGATCTCTCTATCTCTGGCAATAACTTTCACAACATTGATGTTAATTCATTTTCTTCATTTCTCATTATGTGTCC TAAGCTGAGGGAGCTTTACATGATGGATTGCAATCTATCAGGTTACGTCATATATTACTTGACCGTAGTGTGTTCAAACAGAGGCatcgatttttttaaataa